TGAGTCCTGATTATGACACTGTTTTACGAGCTAAGCAAAAGTTAGCAGAAGTTGGAGCACACAGTCAAAGCCTTGGTAATCTTGGCGTAGGACATGGTGTATATCACAATGTATTGTATTACGAGCCAAACGGTCGATACGGTGCAGCAATGCACCCAGCCAATAGGCAACAAATGTCACTAAGCTATAGCAACCCGAACACAAACATATCAAGTAGCGTGATTGACACGTCATCAGAATCGTTACAATATCCATCCGTGAATCAAAACCTTTATAACCAAACGATGGTGGCGTATAGTACGCCAGAATTGAGTAAGCAATATCATTCCGCAGAGGAATATGTCACAGAAAAACTGttgaaaaataagtttaaaCCTCCACCACCGTATCCACGCGGGAGCACGAGCACTCCAGATCTTGCACGACATTCCAATTTCTCCGTCAGTCACAGCAGTCCAGATTTAGTGAGCAGACGCTTGCGCTCTTCCATTCAACCGGTGCAGGAAGTTACAGATTTAGCAATGAACAGTTTGTCAAGTAGTAACGTTGTCAATATTAGTAATGTGGATCTATCGCAATCATTGCCTGTAGAAGCGTTCGGTAACTTGCACCTAAACGGCAACATGAACCCTGTTATGCACCCGTTAAGGCGACACGACCAACAAGCTTTGAATTACTTTAATAGTTTGTCGCATATGAGGCCTGGTTATTTAGATTTATCAAATCCAGATCCCCGTTTAGTCTCGCTTCACGAGTACCAATCAGATCCGGCATTACGTATTACCCACACTCCTCATCATGTTGTTCGACCGCCAAGTGATTTTGCAGATACTAGTGATATGGACTCACCTAATATGCTCTACAGCCCACCACCAGCATATAAACATACCCCTTCTGCTAACGATGTGTTCTTTAGCCAGAATGGGTATAGTGAAATGGAAACTAGGTCACCCACGAGTCCTGTATCTCCCTCTAGAAAATTCACTCCAAAGCAATTAGAAAGATCTGCTGAAATGCAAGAACTGAATGGATCGCAATTTGCGCTGCAAAATCATCACGAAACAAATATCGTGCAATCACGTTTACGCACAGTCTCTGCCCCGGATGCATTACAGGAGACTCACTTTGGTGCTTCTATGCCGTCTTACAATGCAACGTCCGATTCGTCATCAACCATGTCACCGGTTAATAAACAAGCACCGTTAAGTCCGAGCCACATGAGCGTTAGTTCCGTCACTACCACTGGGAGTGGAATGACGACTGATTCGGACTCGGAAGACcaaaacaaagacaaagaagatgATGAGAATATTATAGGACCtcttaaaatggcagccatgaATGGTTTAACTCTTGTGCGACCTGCAAAAAGTGATTCTGAAGGCACAACACCTGTCAAGCACCCAAGAGATGCAAGGGTATGTTCTGATCAATATTCACCAAGTATATGTTTTTTGTATGGTACTTACCGGAAATCCTTGGATTGGCCTAATATGCCTGTCATAATATGTCTCAATCTAGTATGTCTGATCCTAATATGTCTGATGATCCTAATATGCCTGATCCTAATATGTCTGATCCTAATATGTCTGATCCTAATAAGTCTGATCCTAATAATGTCTTTTCCAGAAATTCTCATATTCCAAATGTgcttttaatggtaaaaaaagaATTTGGAACCTGTTAAACCAAGTATTTGGTAGAGTTTTCCAGGTCTCTAGAGAGGCTGGTATTAAGAGGGTTGGCTTCAAAAATGTGTATATTCAGCTCTCCAAAAAGTGGTTCTTGTATTTTGTCATGGGAGGTGTTTTTGattcattttgattttaatttacattttttatttcagcgGAAAATCCTTGAAAACCAAATCACGGAAGGACAAGTTTTTACAGAGTATGAAAAGATAGCGAGAAAGAAGCCAAATGCGTCATTCTACACAGCACAACTACCTGACAATGAAGCAAGAAACCTCTTCAAAGATGTACTCCCATATGAGGTTAGAGGtcgtttatattatatttttacttaTACATGGCTTTTCTTGGCTTCTTTTGTGCTTAGTAAGTTAGGGTACAATATTGACACCAACTCCAACTAGGCAAGTTTAGCTACTGTAAATGGCACATGTATAGACTAGTCCAGTATGATTCTCATGTGGCTTGCTGATGTTGGATTCTCAGCTTTGGTTAACAATTTTTGCCAAATAGTTACTACAGTAGAATCTGTATTAAGCACCGAACAAAGTTCTCCATCAATTTGGTTttccctaaagcttggttcccactagaacgtaacgcaaggacgtaaacgcaacgcaagcgttttaaccaatgacaagcgaagttatagacagttagcaatcacaagcgaacaagccatcgcttgtgattggtcaattcgcttgcgttgcatttacgtcctgtgttacgttctagtgggaaccacgctttaataaGTGttggtagtagtagtattaaAGCATATAAAATATTGCCCCTTATTCCTGAGAAAGTGTCCTAAAAAAGAGGCATTCTACTGTCTTCTACCAcacctaaaaataataaatttagaaatttgGCCAAAAACAACCCAAGGCAAAATaattacagtagaactcctataATTATGAAGACCCACCTTTGGAACCTAACAACATTTCTGCTGAAGGGATTGGTCATAGTTTAAATCATGTATTTcaccttgtttgtttcacataAAAGagtttacttaaagatgtattgtcccccaaaaacatgaaaaatgaagattaattaaatcagactttgaataccttattttgtagttaatataaagttaatcacatccgtagaaaaaaaaatgaaaaaaaataatgttttcacttgtaaaatgacaaaataaatggttaaattcaaccaaaaatccattggctggcagccaatttgaccattttttgctttaaattacatttttttcaggtaaatacactttttttagacccaatttttggtcaaagtggataactattacgttacattaaaatggaatattgaacaaaatttgttttaagaattattttttcagggggacaatacatctttgataAGGGGTTCTAATGTGGTAAAACTATTAATGTgagaaaaacataatttaagCTTCATTATGTTTGATGTTCTTTTTATTATAAGATTGTTTTGCaaagtatatttaatttctttaggATACACGCGTGAAGCTTGCTACAATGGTGGACAACAGTACAGGTTACATCAATGCTTCTCATGTCAAAGTACCCATAGCTGGAGAGATCATGCACTATATTGCATCTCAAGCACCAATGGAGAACACGGTGAAAGACTGGTGGAGGATGGTTTGGGAACAAGAGGTGCTTGTGATTGTTATGTTGACAGCCCTTGAGGTAAGTAGAGAATAATGTTAGTGGTGGTGGTTGTAGTGGAGAGGTGGTTGTGGTAGAGAGGTGATTGTGGTAGAGAGATGGTTGTGGTAGAGAGGTGGTTGTGGTAGAAAGGTGATTGTGGTAGAGAGGTGATTGTGGTAGAGAGGTGATTGTGGTAGAGAGGTGATTGTGGTAGAGAGGTGATTGTGGTAGAGAGGTGATTGTGGTAGAGAGGTGATTGTGGTAGAGAGATGGTTGTGGTAGCATGATGGTGGTAGCATGATGGTAGTACACTATGGAGATTATGGTAAGGGTGATATAGGTACATGTGATGTGATTTTGACAGATAGGTAAGTAGATAATAATGCTAGTGGTGATGGTTATGGTAGGAAGAGGGTTGTGGTAAGGTGATTGAGGTACActatggtgatgatgatataGGTACATGTGGTGTGATTTTGAAATAGTGATGGTTGTGGTGTTCGTGGTTGTGACCGTCGTTTTAAACTTGTGTCTCGTTTTAAAGCATTTAGTACAAAAAAACTGGGCATTATGTGatgttttattattcaatttgaATTATAGGAAGATGGCAAGCAGAAGTGTTACCCATATTGGCCAAATTTCAAGGCATCAAATAACATGGTTGAGTTTGGACCAGTAAGTATTATCTTCCCCAGGCATATAAAAATGATTTGGCTAATTCTGTTTTTTTCCAacattccacgtcttgtagagatgttcccattaattaatcaaaatcatgCAAATGACCTAAAGCTAATTTAAGTTTTTTGgtctaaattagtacatatatctCTCCAATAATGTTAGTTCAACCAATATTGAGTGCaattttgaatgttattgtttaaatataggCGACGCTGTTGGAATTTAATTGAGGTTGTGCACATTAATTGTCTTGAGTTTATTTATCTACCGAATTAATCCCTGCTTAGACAAATATTTTACCTTAATAATATCGACTAAATTCTTtgaatgtaaatgaaataaaatgaataaatttgtGGCAcataaaatacttttttcatTGCTCTGAGAAGAAGTGTCAAGGGAAGATCAAAGCCTATTTTATACTGACACACAGTCAAGATGTAGTTATATTCTAAGCTATTTTGATTAAGTTTTAACAAAAcacaacaaattatatattaaatgattaattaatcTAGCATCAGTCATAATGCATCAAGTGAAGATcaaagcattttttttacagCAACACAAAGATAATATTATGATGTTATTATACCCAAAGCTGTTTTTGTTAACCTAGGATCTTTTCATTTACAGTGTGATTTAGTTTGATCATAACAGTTATTGACCCTTTATAGAATAATTTTCCcaacataataacatttttgaCAATGAAACACTGttagatatttttattaatatctgctacattttatctttaaataacatGGGGAGGAATAACGTGTGTCTTTCAACTGTGGTGAATTGCACACAACAACTTTTATCTGTGTTAAGctctaactagtttgacaaaaaaaatgtgatgtgcccaaatatgttgtGATATGACATATCCTACTTTTTATCTTTGTAACATGGGGAGGAATAACCTGTGTCTTTCAACTGTGGTGAATTGCACACAACAACTTTTATCTGTGTTAAGctcaactagtttgacaacaaaaatgtgatgtccatataagggcacatttttttctcataatgtttgatagtgtagacagagctttaaaggtCCCTTCTTATCAATTACTACCATTTGGATGTAACCCCTGCTTGATTCCGATGCACTGGTTTGGTTCACACAAGCTAGATCTGTACCTGTACCGCTTGGCCATTCAACATTTTGATAAATCAAGATTTGTTTCAGagttatcaatcaatcaattcttTATAACAACCatcttctttttatttaaatatcttcttattaacagtttaaaataattgGACAATTCACTAATGATTCCGGTTGTTATATAACCAGTGGTCTTACGATCCGTCACATTCCATCCGGAGAGCAGCGTACCATATGGCATTTACAATACACCGATTGGCCTAACCAAGGCTGTCCAACAGATGTTTATGGCTTTCTCAGTAAGTGgtagtttgtttattttaaatatgcagttttattttaaatttaaatgagaaatgtaataaacttttaattaaaaaatgtaatattcaattcaattagaaaaaacaaataaaataaattttgacctGAACTTTACGTGAATCTAAGCCTACTCCAAGTTATAATCCAACTCTAGGGTAAATTCCTACTTTAGCGTATAATCCCACTCTATGGTACAATCCAACTCTATTGAATAATCCCACTCTATGGAATAATCCCACTCTAGGGTATTGGCTGATACTAAAAAATCATACTAATTTATAAGAATTCCATTGAAGACAAAATTGTATTAATtcacattattttaattgtatgtaaataGGTTTTATTGAAGAATTTCAATCTGTTTGTCGCCATGCCAACAGTCTTCATGAGAAGGCAATTTTATCACCTGTATTAGTACACTGCGTTGCAGGTGTTGGCAGGACAGGTGTTCTTATACTTACAGATGCAATGATTAACAGTCTAGAAC
The window above is part of the Antedon mediterranea chromosome 10, ecAntMedi1.1, whole genome shotgun sequence genome. Proteins encoded here:
- the LOC140060009 gene encoding tyrosine-protein phosphatase non-receptor type 21-like isoform X1 is translated as MPFGLKFKKTRRYYVSGKNSFVARIQLLDNTFMECTLSTEGTGQDCLEVIGQKLELDELMYFGLLYINKNYKLRWVELEKPLKKQLDKNAHDTLLRFGVMLYTSNVQHLNQEITRYLYFLQLKSDIIEGILPCSLEQAVLLASYAVQAEFGDYDPDRHTLEFLKDYILLPKNIKIDTVVQSELLQEVINTYKHHIGLSPDMAEIAYISEASQLDGYGQESYPAKDEHGHDLLLGASFIGIFVKHLNGQPTVYFKWNDIVNVTHSKRLFGIEKAHSEQTIYFHMEDAENAKYVWRMCNTQHQFYRINLENMRPGYDSQHWHNRNEVSLDGPMQGLTKSPVTSSIERRPTLINRRNADTQNHVITKRSQRLSSSDIGDMDSRTTVELTTNPEIIAFNERSNGDLINSHENMRVVENGMTSHALSMNSLNQGVQMPVSPMSSNLSVASNEPRNSLYTHLPAYRVSPDYDTVLRAKQKLAEVGAHSQSLGNLGVGHGVYHNVLYYEPNGRYGAAMHPANRQQMSLSYSNPNTNISSSVIDTSSESLQYPSVNQNLYNQTMVAYSTPELSKQYHSAEEYVTEKLLKNKFKPPPPYPRGSTSTPDLARHSNFSVSHSSPDLVSRRLRSSIQPVQEVTDLAMNSLSSSNVVNISNVDLSQSLPVEAFGNLHLNGNMNPVMHPLRRHDQQALNYFNSLSHMRPGYLDLSNPDPRLVSLHEYQSDPALRITHTPHHVVRPPSDFADTSDMDSPNMLYSPPPAYKHTPSANDVFFSQNGYSEMETRSPTSPVSPSRKFTPKQLERSAEMQELNGSQFALQNHHETNIVQSRLRTVSAPDALQETHFGASMPSYNATSDSSSTMSPVNKQAPLSPSHMSVSSVTTTGSGMTTDSDSEDQNKDKEDDENIIGPLKMAAMNGLTLVRPAKSDSEGTTPVKHPRDARRKILENQITEGQVFTEYEKIARKKPNASFYTAQLPDNEARNLFKDVLPYEDTRVKLATMVDNSTGYINASHVKVPIAGEIMHYIASQAPMENTVKDWWRMVWEQEVLVIVMLTALEEDGKQKCYPYWPNFKASNNMVEFGPFKIIGQFTNDSGCYITSGLTIRHIPSGEQRTIWHLQYTDWPNQGCPTDVYGFLSFIEEFQSVCRHANSLHEKAILSPVLVHCVAGVGRTGVLILTDAMINSLEHNEEINIAKMLNLIRQQRMYTIQTVGQYQFVYRTLIQSLKNTRLI
- the LOC140060009 gene encoding tyrosine-protein phosphatase non-receptor type 21-like isoform X2, with protein sequence MPFGLKFKKTRRYYVSGKNSFVARIQLLDNTFMECTLSTEGTGQDCLEVIGQKLELDELMYFGLLYINKNYKLRWVELEKPLKKQLDKNAHDTLLRFGVMLYTSNVQHLNQEITRYLYFLQLKSDIIEGILPCSLEQAVLLASYAVQAEFGDYDPDRHTLEFLKDYILLPKNIKIDTVVQSELLQEVINTYKHHIGLSPDMAEIAYISEASQLDGYGQESYPAKDEHGHDLLLGASFIGIFVKHLNGQPTVYFKWNDIVNVTHSKRLFGIEKAHSEQTIYFHMEDAENAKYVWRMCNTQHQFYRINLENMRHNRNEVSLDGPMQGLTKSPVTSSIERRPTLINRRNADTQNHVITKRSQRLSSSDIGDMDSRTTVELTTNPEIIAFNERSNGDLINSHENMRVVENGMTSHALSMNSLNQGVQMPVSPMSSNLSVASNEPRNSLYTHLPAYRVSPDYDTVLRAKQKLAEVGAHSQSLGNLGVGHGVYHNVLYYEPNGRYGAAMHPANRQQMSLSYSNPNTNISSSVIDTSSESLQYPSVNQNLYNQTMVAYSTPELSKQYHSAEEYVTEKLLKNKFKPPPPYPRGSTSTPDLARHSNFSVSHSSPDLVSRRLRSSIQPVQEVTDLAMNSLSSSNVVNISNVDLSQSLPVEAFGNLHLNGNMNPVMHPLRRHDQQALNYFNSLSHMRPGYLDLSNPDPRLVSLHEYQSDPALRITHTPHHVVRPPSDFADTSDMDSPNMLYSPPPAYKHTPSANDVFFSQNGYSEMETRSPTSPVSPSRKFTPKQLERSAEMQELNGSQFALQNHHETNIVQSRLRTVSAPDALQETHFGASMPSYNATSDSSSTMSPVNKQAPLSPSHMSVSSVTTTGSGMTTDSDSEDQNKDKEDDENIIGPLKMAAMNGLTLVRPAKSDSEGTTPVKHPRDARRKILENQITEGQVFTEYEKIARKKPNASFYTAQLPDNEARNLFKDVLPYEDTRVKLATMVDNSTGYINASHVKVPIAGEIMHYIASQAPMENTVKDWWRMVWEQEVLVIVMLTALEEDGKQKCYPYWPNFKASNNMVEFGPFKIIGQFTNDSGCYITSGLTIRHIPSGEQRTIWHLQYTDWPNQGCPTDVYGFLSFIEEFQSVCRHANSLHEKAILSPVLVHCVAGVGRTGVLILTDAMINSLEHNEEINIAKMLNLIRQQRMYTIQTVGQYQFVYRTLIQSLKNTRLI